The bacterium genomic sequence TCTCCCGAGGCGCTCGGGGGCAAGATCCAAGAGCTGCGCTCGCGGGCGCAGGGAGGGGAAACGCTCGCGGATCTCATGCCCGAGACGTTCGCCCTGGTGCGGGAGGCGAGCAAGCGCACGCTCCACCAGCGCCACCACGACGTCCAGTTGATCGGCGGGGCGGTGCTCTTCAGTGGAAAGATCGCGGAGATGCGGACCGGCGAAGGCAAAACCCTGGTCGCCACGCTCCCCCTGGTGCTCAACGCCCTGGAGGGACGCGGCGGTCACCTCGTCACCCCGAACGACTACCTCTCCCGGGTGGGGGCGGGCTGGATGGGTCCGATCTACACGCTGCTCGGCCTGCGGGTCGGGGTGATCACCCACGAGTTTGCCGGCATCTACGACCCCGCCTATGAGGATCCCGCCCACCACGCCGACGATCGCCTCAACCACTTCCGTCCGGCCCCACGGCGCGAGGCGTACCTCGCCGACATCACGTACGGGACCAACAACGAGTTCGGGTTCGACTACCTCCGCGACAACATGGTCATCCGCCGCGAGGATCTCGTCCAGCGGGACCTGCGCTATGCGATCGTCGATGAAGTGGACTTCATCCTGATCGACGAGGCGCGCACCCCGCTCATCATCTCCGGCCAGGTGGAGCAGTCCGTCGACGAATACTACCGCTTCGCCAAGCTGATCCCTCGGCTGCAATCGGACCGCGACTACCACGTCGACGAGAAGCTCAAGACGTCGGTGTTCACCGAGGACGGGATCACCACGTTCGAGGGGATGCTGGGCATCGAAAATCTCACCGACCCCCAGCACATCGAGTTGATGCACCACGCGCAGCAGGCGCTGCGGGCGCACACCCTCTACCACCGCGACGTCGAGTACGTCGTGAAGGACGGCCAGGTGATCATCGTCGACGAGTTCACCGGGCGGCTGATGTTCGGGCGCCGGTACAGCGACGGGCTCCACCAGGCGATCGAGGCCAAAGAAGGCGTCAAGATCGAAAAGGAGAGCCAGACCCTCGCGACGATCACGTTCCAGAACTACTTCCGGATGTACGACAAGCTGGCCGGGATGACCGGCACGGCGAAGACCGAGGAGGCGGAGCTGACCCAGATCTACAACCTCCCGGTGGTCGCGATTCCGACCGACCGGCCGATGGTCCGCAAAGATCTCGCCGATCTCGTCTACAAGCACGAGAAGGCCAAGAACCAGGCCGTGGCGGCGGAAATCGAGGAGTGCCACAAACGGCGGCAGCCGGTGCTCGTCGGGACCCGGTCGATCGAGAAGAGCGAGGCGCTGAGCGCGTTGCTCCGCCGGCGGGGCGTCCCCCACCAGGTGTTGAACGCCAAGTACCACGAGAAGGAGGCCGAGATCATCGCCCAGGCTGGCCGGTCGGGGGCGGTGACGATCGCCACCAACATGGCCGGCCGCGGAGTGGACATCATCCTCGGCGGCAGTCCACCGGATTCGGTCGATGGCGATCGGGTCCGGACGCTGGGCGGGTTGCACATCATCGGGACCGAACGGCATGAGGCCCGGCGGATCGATAACCAGCTCCGCGGGCGGGCCGGCCGCCAGGGGGACCCCGGATCGTCGCGATTCTACGTGGCGCTGGACGATGAGCTGATGCGGCTGTTCGCCGGCGAGCGGATCGCCGGCATCATGGAGCGGTTGGGGATCGAGGACGACGTGCCGATCGAACACGCGATGGTGACGCGCCAGATCGAGGGCGCGCAGAAGAAGGTGGAATCCTATCATTTCGACATGCGCAAGCACGTCCTGGAGTACGACGATGTGATGAACGTCCAGCGCCAGGTCATCTACGCCGAACGACGCAAGGTCCTCGTGGGCGACAGCGTCGCCGAGAACATCGTCGATTTCATCGAGACCCTCGTGGGCGATCTGGTCGATGGATTCTGCTCGACCGAGGTGCGGCCGGAAGAATGGGACTTGGCCGGATTGCTCGAGGAAGCCCGATTCATCTTCCCACTCCCCTCCGAGCTCTCCGAGGAGGGCCTGCACCGTCTTGACGCCGGGGAGGTCCGCGAGCGGATCGTCACCGCGGCGCTCGCCGCCTACGAGGCGAAGGTCCAGTCCGTGGGGCCGGAGACGATGCGGCAGCTGGAGCGGCTGGTCCTG encodes the following:
- the secA gene encoding preprotein translocase subunit SecA, which produces MLKLFQSLLGDHSDRVVKHLRESLVPQVGALEPEFEALSPEALGGKIQELRSRAQGGETLADLMPETFALVREASKRTLHQRHHDVQLIGGAVLFSGKIAEMRTGEGKTLVATLPLVLNALEGRGGHLVTPNDYLSRVGAGWMGPIYTLLGLRVGVITHEFAGIYDPAYEDPAHHADDRLNHFRPAPRREAYLADITYGTNNEFGFDYLRDNMVIRREDLVQRDLRYAIVDEVDFILIDEARTPLIISGQVEQSVDEYYRFAKLIPRLQSDRDYHVDEKLKTSVFTEDGITTFEGMLGIENLTDPQHIELMHHAQQALRAHTLYHRDVEYVVKDGQVIIVDEFTGRLMFGRRYSDGLHQAIEAKEGVKIEKESQTLATITFQNYFRMYDKLAGMTGTAKTEEAELTQIYNLPVVAIPTDRPMVRKDLADLVYKHEKAKNQAVAAEIEECHKRRQPVLVGTRSIEKSEALSALLRRRGVPHQVLNAKYHEKEAEIIAQAGRSGAVTIATNMAGRGVDIILGGSPPDSVDGDRVRTLGGLHIIGTERHEARRIDNQLRGRAGRQGDPGSSRFYVALDDELMRLFAGERIAGIMERLGIEDDVPIEHAMVTRQIEGAQKKVESYHFDMRKHVLEYDDVMNVQRQVIYAERRKVLVGDSVAENIVDFIETLVGDLVDGFCSTEVRPEEWDLAGLLEEARFIFPLPSELSEEGLHRLDAGEVRERIVTAALAAYEAKVQSVGPETMRQLERLVLLQTLDRKWIDHLYAMDALREGIGLRAYGQANPLIEYQKEGYALFDQLKHDVQEETVKFLYLVQVQTTGPVPVQPARPAYRITPQDGNGARVRTAAAAGAPVPARGAKVGRNDPCPCGSGKKYKKCHGRDE